A window from Flavobacterium gyeonganense encodes these proteins:
- a CDS encoding YaiO family outer membrane beta-barrel protein: MNIYSDVFDPMFYNAVKYARQTKYGSIIGRVNIDRRLGEYGTQYELDLYPKIAKGTYAYLNFGVSDSSLFPDYRYGAEIYKSLPRSFEISAGLRGLQYDTTTMIYTGSVTWYNGNNYWSFRPYFTPGDNGLSSSGTLTYRKYRSDADNYFGINIGAGISPELNQNYFFENDNRIVNLQSQKLNVSYYFSTHNKQNAWGAQLGIIHQEIPFDQGNYFWISTLALSWEIRFR; encoded by the coding sequence GTGAATATTTACTCTGATGTATTTGATCCTATGTTTTACAATGCTGTAAAATATGCACGCCAAACCAAATATGGAAGTATTATTGGGAGAGTAAACATCGACAGGAGACTTGGTGAGTACGGAACTCAATACGAGTTAGATTTATACCCTAAAATTGCCAAAGGAACGTATGCATATCTGAACTTTGGTGTATCAGACTCTTCATTATTCCCTGATTACAGATACGGTGCAGAAATTTATAAATCGCTGCCAAGAAGTTTTGAAATTTCGGCAGGGCTCAGAGGTTTACAATACGATACTACAACCATGATTTATACAGGTTCTGTAACCTGGTACAATGGAAATAATTATTGGTCTTTCCGTCCATATTTTACTCCGGGAGATAATGGTTTAAGCTCTTCAGGCACCTTAACATACCGAAAATATAGAAGTGATGCTGATAATTATTTCGGCATCAATATTGGCGCCGGAATTTCACCGGAACTCAATCAGAATTACTTTTTTGAAAATGATAACCGAATCGTAAACCTTCAATCGCAAAAACTGAATGTCTCTTATTATTTCTCGACCCATAACAAACAAAATGCCTGGGGCGCACAACTTGGAATCATTCATCAGGAAATTCCTTTTGATCAGGGAAATTATTTCTGGATTTCTACCCTTGCATTGTCCTGGGAAATCCGCTTCAGGTAA
- a CDS encoding vWA domain-containing protein, with product MHFKHPEILYFLFLLIVPILVHLFQLRRFKTSYFTNVRFLKELAVQTRKSSKIKKRLLLATRLLLLTCVIIAFAQPFFEAKDRKNASNEMYIVLDNSFSMQAKGKKGELLKRAVQELLENTPETTKFSLLTNTENLWNTDIKSAKSALQNLKYSATPFELSAITAKIKAHKSIHKKDIVIITDAVGLSEKEVKNMDFEEKPYFIIPEAEQKNNISIDSVFINQTLENFYEIGINLSAYGEDFKPVSIALYNQKKLIAKTIINFDSKKKKVNFTIPKEAFHGYVTIEDNGLSYDNTLFFSISRAKKTNVISIGEPEKSNFLSRIYTPAEFNYNNYPTTSLDYNSLEKQNTIILNELTEIPQALQTTLKAFVSKGGNLVIIPSEKSSVSNLNTFLGNFGKIQFNTLKTENKLITKINFDHPLFSGVFENKITNFQYPKTNSSFDISSPYPAVLSYEDQSPFVTMIQNPVAGITVFSAPINSTNSNFQQSPLIVPLFYKIGQNNQKTGVNALTIGNNQPYFVDVLLSKDAILEVKGKEDSFIPIHQILNNKVKLTFNDFPDTAGNYSIYDKKESVENLSFNYNRSESDLNQVNTNVVSDFKTADTISTIFNTLQTERTDSQIWKWFVIFALLFLALEMAIIKFVK from the coding sequence ATGCATTTTAAACACCCCGAAATTCTATACTTTCTGTTCTTATTGATTGTTCCAATTTTGGTTCATTTATTTCAATTACGACGTTTTAAAACCTCATATTTCACAAACGTCCGCTTTTTAAAAGAACTTGCGGTTCAAACCCGTAAAAGCTCGAAAATCAAAAAGCGTTTATTGCTGGCCACCCGTTTATTACTCCTTACATGTGTTATTATCGCTTTTGCCCAGCCTTTTTTTGAAGCGAAAGACCGTAAAAATGCTTCAAACGAAATGTACATTGTCCTGGATAATTCATTCAGTATGCAGGCTAAAGGAAAAAAAGGCGAATTATTAAAACGTGCTGTTCAGGAACTGTTGGAAAACACACCAGAAACTACTAAATTTTCATTACTGACCAACACTGAAAATTTATGGAACACAGATATTAAATCGGCTAAAAGTGCGCTCCAGAATTTAAAATACAGTGCTACTCCATTTGAACTTTCAGCCATAACTGCAAAAATAAAAGCACACAAATCCATCCATAAAAAGGATATTGTTATTATCACTGATGCTGTTGGTTTATCCGAAAAAGAGGTAAAAAATATGGATTTCGAAGAAAAACCTTATTTTATCATTCCGGAAGCAGAACAAAAAAACAACATTTCTATTGACAGCGTTTTTATCAATCAGACTTTAGAAAATTTCTACGAAATAGGAATCAATTTATCGGCATACGGTGAGGATTTTAAACCTGTTTCGATAGCATTGTACAATCAGAAAAAGCTAATTGCCAAAACAATTATTAACTTTGATTCGAAGAAAAAGAAGGTCAATTTCACCATTCCAAAAGAAGCTTTTCATGGTTATGTGACAATCGAAGACAACGGTCTTTCTTATGACAATACACTTTTTTTCAGCATTTCAAGAGCTAAAAAAACAAATGTGATTAGTATTGGAGAACCGGAAAAAAGCAATTTCTTATCCAGAATTTACACTCCTGCAGAATTCAATTACAACAATTACCCAACCACCTCTTTAGATTACAATAGCTTAGAAAAACAAAACACTATAATCCTGAATGAATTAACCGAAATTCCGCAGGCTTTACAGACGACTTTAAAAGCTTTTGTTTCAAAAGGCGGTAATCTGGTTATTATTCCGTCTGAAAAAAGTTCCGTTTCAAATCTAAATACTTTTTTAGGGAATTTTGGAAAAATTCAATTTAACACTCTAAAAACAGAAAATAAACTGATAACAAAAATCAATTTTGACCATCCGTTGTTTTCAGGTGTTTTTGAGAATAAAATCACGAATTTCCAATATCCAAAAACCAATTCTTCTTTTGATATTTCCAGTCCATATCCGGCTGTTTTATCTTATGAAGATCAAAGTCCTTTTGTGACCATGATCCAAAATCCGGTTGCAGGGATTACGGTTTTTTCAGCACCAATAAACAGCACCAATTCTAACTTCCAGCAATCTCCGCTAATTGTGCCTTTATTTTATAAAATAGGGCAAAACAATCAAAAAACAGGCGTAAATGCTTTGACTATTGGCAATAATCAGCCTTATTTTGTAGATGTTTTATTGAGCAAAGATGCGATTTTAGAAGTGAAAGGAAAGGAAGATTCATTTATTCCGATTCATCAGATCCTGAACAATAAGGTCAAATTAACTTTCAATGATTTCCCGGACACAGCTGGAAATTACAGTATTTACGATAAAAAAGAATCAGTCGAAAACCTGAGTTTCAATTACAACCGAAGCGAAAGCGATTTGAATCAGGTAAATACAAACGTAGTTTCAGATTTCAAAACTGCCGATACGATTTCAACCATTTTTAATACACTACAAACAGAAAGAACTGACAGCCAAATTTGGAAATGGTTTGTTATCTTTGCACTGTTATTTTTAGCATTGGAAATGGCCATTATTAAATTTGTAAAATAG
- a CDS encoding DUF4838 domain-containing protein, protein MAQDSLHLANTKGQEVIIVSSDENTQKAAVLLKTYLDQAFDNPFLIQNAKSENTESSKIILDVNQGSSGKNDSFIIKSDEKNIYLIGSSEKTLRYAIYTLLETWGFRKYTAKDSFIPKLTEITFPKNFNKTYKPSFEYRALFYPDCYDENFREWHKLDWHIDDFGIWGHSFYKLISAKEYFKTNPDFFALYEGRRNTESLCMTNDTVLKIVSKKMTDIISQNPNARFFSISQNDDVVYCECDKCKALNEKHGGPQGSLYHFLNKIAAQFPKTNITTLAYLHTYQAPKNIKIEPNIYTIFCPIEMNRGKPIEETADNNSFVNILNKWNTTTDHLYLWDYTVEFTNYLSPFPNFHTFSKNYKLYKQNKVKGLFVQGYADIAGDLYELRQYLLAKIIWDTDTDAEAVTNDFINGFYDDAAPFVKKYIDFLIENQEKSNRYLDIYTSPIEGRNTFLSPAAMDQYDQLISQAEMVSKNKPVIAKRVLKLRLALEYVYFEQAKFYGKEPHGMFQKNGDSFFVKDHLKKRVQNFVQNCTDFGIYELSEEGLSPEEYSNQWNYIAKNNVVDHVGENLKYEFLTKPEAEFNLKKENGIQDGIKGYKDFNLNWTGWYGQNAEIIINCNNTDFNSLEFQCLEDQRHWIFPPSKIIIKGFKNHKWKTLKEKKESYLTENYDFTVKKYSFNNISFRNFDRIKVILVPEQKLPAWRERKNKKPMLMIDEIILK, encoded by the coding sequence ATGGCTCAAGACTCCTTACATTTAGCAAATACGAAAGGACAGGAAGTGATTATTGTTTCTTCTGATGAAAACACTCAAAAAGCTGCCGTACTCTTAAAAACCTATTTAGATCAGGCTTTTGATAATCCATTTTTAATTCAGAATGCTAAATCAGAAAATACTGAGAGTTCAAAAATAATTCTTGATGTTAATCAAGGAAGTTCTGGTAAAAACGATTCATTTATTATCAAAAGCGATGAAAAAAACATTTATCTAATTGGTTCCAGTGAAAAAACGTTACGATACGCCATTTATACCTTACTGGAAACGTGGGGTTTTAGAAAATACACTGCAAAAGACAGCTTTATTCCGAAGCTCACAGAAATAACTTTTCCAAAAAATTTCAACAAAACTTACAAACCTTCTTTTGAATACCGTGCTTTATTTTATCCTGATTGCTACGATGAAAATTTTAGGGAATGGCACAAACTGGATTGGCATATCGATGATTTTGGCATTTGGGGACACTCCTTTTATAAATTAATAAGTGCCAAAGAATATTTTAAAACAAATCCCGACTTTTTTGCTCTATACGAAGGCAGGAGAAATACCGAATCATTATGTATGACCAATGATACTGTACTAAAAATTGTTTCAAAAAAAATGACGGACATTATAAGTCAAAATCCTAATGCCCGCTTCTTTTCAATAAGCCAAAACGATGATGTGGTTTATTGTGAATGTGATAAATGCAAAGCTTTAAACGAAAAACATGGGGGACCGCAAGGATCATTATATCATTTCCTGAACAAAATTGCAGCACAATTCCCAAAAACGAACATTACAACTTTAGCTTATCTTCACACTTATCAGGCGCCAAAAAACATAAAAATTGAGCCTAATATATATACGATTTTTTGTCCAATAGAAATGAATCGCGGCAAACCTATCGAAGAAACAGCAGACAATAACAGTTTTGTAAATATTCTCAACAAATGGAATACTACAACTGACCACTTGTATTTATGGGACTACACGGTAGAGTTTACTAATTATCTTTCTCCGTTTCCGAACTTTCATACTTTTTCCAAAAACTATAAATTATACAAACAAAACAAGGTCAAAGGACTGTTTGTACAGGGCTATGCTGATATTGCCGGAGATTTATATGAATTACGACAATATCTTCTGGCAAAAATAATTTGGGATACTGATACTGATGCTGAAGCTGTCACGAATGATTTTATAAATGGATTTTATGACGATGCGGCACCATTTGTTAAAAAATACATTGATTTTCTTATTGAAAATCAGGAAAAAAGCAACCGCTATCTTGATATTTATACCAGCCCGATAGAAGGCCGGAACACATTCCTCTCCCCTGCAGCGATGGATCAGTACGATCAGTTAATAAGCCAGGCAGAAATGGTTTCAAAAAACAAACCTGTAATTGCAAAGAGAGTTTTAAAACTGAGACTGGCATTAGAATATGTGTATTTCGAACAGGCAAAATTCTACGGAAAAGAGCCCCACGGTATGTTTCAAAAAAATGGCGATTCATTTTTTGTTAAAGATCATCTGAAGAAGAGGGTTCAGAATTTTGTACAAAATTGTACTGATTTCGGAATTTATGAACTTAGTGAAGAGGGTTTAAGTCCTGAAGAATATAGTAATCAATGGAACTACATCGCTAAAAACAATGTTGTCGATCATGTAGGGGAAAACCTGAAATATGAATTTCTGACAAAACCCGAAGCTGAATTCAACCTAAAAAAAGAAAACGGAATACAAGACGGGATAAAAGGTTATAAAGATTTTAATCTGAACTGGACAGGCTGGTATGGCCAAAATGCCGAAATAATTATTAATTGCAATAATACAGATTTCAACTCGTTAGAATTTCAATGTCTGGAAGATCAGCGTCACTGGATTTTTCCACCCTCAAAAATTATCATAAAAGGATTCAAAAATCATAAATGGAAAACTTTAAAGGAGAAAAAAGAATCATATTTAACTGAAAATTATGATTTTACTGTAAAAAAATACAGTTTTAACAACATTAGTTTCCGTAATTTTGATAGAATCAAAGTCATTTTAGTCCCGGAACAAAAATTACCTGCATGGCGCGAAAGAAAAAACAAAAAACCCATGCTTATGATAGATGAAATAATACTTAAATAA
- a CDS encoding response regulator transcription factor: protein MPKRIFIIEDDNMTIQILKYIFSIIGYEVIISKDRLDAIERIPEEKPDLVMTDILMPMKSGLEVIKFIKDNFTKTLVIALSSLGEE, encoded by the coding sequence ATGCCAAAAAGGATATTTATTATTGAAGATGATAACATGACCATTCAAATATTAAAGTATATCTTTTCTATAATAGGGTACGAAGTTATAATTTCAAAAGACAGATTAGATGCTATTGAAAGAATTCCGGAAGAAAAGCCTGATTTAGTTATGACAGATATTTTAATGCCTATGAAATCAGGTCTTGAAGTTATAAAATTCATCAAAGACAACTTCACTAAAACACTTGTCATTGCTTTGTCTTCCCTGGGTGAAGAGTAA
- a CDS encoding lactonase family protein yields the protein MKKMYLILFSALVVTTSKAQNKFNLLVGTYTNTCESKGIYIYEFDANSGDFKLKKSSEGVVSPSYLSVSADNKFVYAVNENGKQSAVSAFSYDSKSGTIKLINKNDALGADPCHLINDSKNVITANYSGGNIAVFKKNADGSITEGQQLIQHEGKGPNEARQEKAHMHMVAFSPDKKFVLASDLGLDKVFIYKYNSGAAHEILKLKESVNVKAGSGPRHLTFSKDGKFVYLLQELDGTLTTFSYDKSGSLKLLKSTNIIPKDFKGANSSAAIKISPDGKFLYVSDRGDVNMITVYNILKDGSITKVEQVSTQGKGPRDFAIDPSGNFLLAGHQYTNDIIIFKRDKITGKLTGTGKKIELCSPVGLVFTKI from the coding sequence ATGAAAAAAATGTATTTAATACTATTTTCAGCTTTAGTAGTCACCACTTCAAAAGCTCAAAATAAGTTTAACTTGTTGGTAGGAACTTATACCAATACCTGCGAAAGCAAAGGAATTTATATTTATGAGTTTGATGCTAATTCAGGAGATTTTAAATTAAAAAAATCTTCGGAGGGTGTTGTAAGTCCGAGTTATTTATCGGTTTCGGCAGATAATAAGTTTGTTTATGCTGTAAATGAAAACGGAAAACAAAGTGCAGTAAGTGCTTTTAGTTATGATTCTAAATCCGGTACAATAAAATTAATAAATAAGAACGATGCTTTGGGTGCAGATCCCTGTCATTTGATTAATGACAGCAAAAATGTAATTACTGCTAATTATTCGGGTGGAAATATTGCCGTATTTAAGAAAAATGCTGACGGAAGTATTACAGAAGGGCAACAGCTCATTCAGCACGAGGGTAAAGGCCCGAATGAAGCACGTCAGGAAAAAGCGCATATGCATATGGTTGCTTTTTCTCCTGATAAAAAGTTTGTTTTAGCCAGTGATTTAGGTTTAGATAAAGTTTTTATCTATAAATATAATTCTGGTGCCGCACATGAAATTTTAAAATTAAAAGAAAGTGTAAATGTAAAAGCAGGAAGCGGACCAAGACATTTGACTTTTAGCAAAGATGGAAAGTTTGTGTATTTGCTGCAGGAATTGGACGGAACCCTGACTACGTTTTCTTATGACAAAAGCGGCAGTTTAAAACTTTTAAAATCAACCAATATTATTCCGAAAGATTTCAAAGGGGCAAACAGCTCTGCTGCCATCAAAATTTCACCTGATGGTAAATTTTTATACGTTTCAGATCGCGGTGATGTAAATATGATTACGGTTTATAACATTCTTAAAGACGGTAGTATCACTAAAGTAGAACAAGTAAGCACACAGGGAAAAGGCCCAAGGGATTTTGCGATTGATCCATCTGGAAATTTTCTTTTAGCAGGACATCAATACACCAATGATATTATTATTTTCAAAAGAGATAAAATTACCGGAAAGCTTACTGGTACAGGGAAGAAAATTGAGTTATGTTCACCTGTTGGACTGGTTTTTACTAAAATATAG
- a CDS encoding tetratricopeptide repeat protein → MTGQEKMYNGDPDVSFAKARDFAFNNNRKQAQDTLLHILTKYPNYHDVREFLASTYAWDGDYKKARTEFQKILGKDQHRKTTWVAAIKNEIWGQFPFLALKLSKKALKKFPNDTEILELQKSAQESTMIPTATAGGVQTLSSDIPKDSISKESESELRKKYETIRLASLQK, encoded by the coding sequence ATGACTGGACAAGAAAAGATGTATAATGGCGACCCAGACGTTTCATTTGCAAAGGCCCGCGATTTCGCCTTTAATAATAACAGAAAACAGGCACAGGATACTTTATTGCATATCCTGACTAAATATCCCAATTATCATGATGTTCGTGAATTTTTAGCCTCAACTTATGCCTGGGATGGGGATTATAAAAAAGCAAGAACCGAATTTCAAAAAATTTTAGGAAAAGACCAACACAGAAAAACCACTTGGGTTGCTGCGATTAAAAATGAAATCTGGGGTCAGTTTCCTTTTCTTGCTCTAAAATTATCTAAAAAAGCTTTGAAAAAATTTCCAAATGACACTGAAATATTAGAGTTGCAGAAAAGTGCACAGGAAAGTACGATGATTCCAACCGCTACTGCCGGAGGGGTACAAACATTATCGAGCGATATCCCGAAGGATTCTATATCCAAAGAATCGGAATCGGAATTGAGAAAAAAGTACGAAACAATACGATTGGCGTCACTTCAGAAGTGA